A window of the Tunturibacter empetritectus genome harbors these coding sequences:
- a CDS encoding MFS transporter: MGQTSTVATPLSAASSSRTLLRVLTAASFCHLLNDMVQSLLPSIYPILKSSFHLNFTQIGILTLTFQITASLLQPVIGHLGDRTPRPFALPIGMTFTLAGLLLLAVAPTFGWLIFAASFVGIGSAIFHPESSRIARMASGGHHGFAQSFFQVGGNAGSAIGPLLAAFIVLPRGQIGMAWFAIPALLAICILIWVGRWYRTTHANTAANKRPEVTPHTHLSRGKVIGAIAVLIALIFSKYFYLASLTSYYTFYLISRFQVSVRTSQELLFLFLAAVAAGTLIGGPVGDRYGRKYVIWVSILGVLPFTLILPHANLLWTAILTVIIGFVLASAFSAILVYAQELVPGRVGMISGLFFGFAFGMGGIGAAVLGKVADATSIIHVYQLCAYLPAIGLLTWLLPNLEPARKRP, translated from the coding sequence ATGGGTCAGACCTCCACCGTAGCCACCCCACTCTCCGCCGCATCCTCCTCCCGGACTCTGCTGCGCGTCCTCACTGCCGCTAGCTTCTGCCATCTCCTCAACGACATGGTGCAGTCCCTGCTGCCCTCCATCTATCCCATCCTTAAAAGCTCCTTCCACCTCAACTTCACCCAGATCGGCATCCTCACTCTCACCTTCCAGATCACCGCCTCTCTCCTTCAGCCCGTCATCGGCCATCTGGGAGACCGCACTCCCCGTCCCTTCGCTCTGCCCATCGGCATGACCTTCACCCTTGCCGGCCTGCTCCTCCTCGCCGTGGCACCCACCTTCGGATGGCTCATCTTTGCGGCCTCCTTTGTCGGCATCGGCTCCGCCATCTTCCACCCCGAATCCTCCCGCATCGCGCGCATGGCCTCCGGTGGTCATCACGGCTTCGCGCAGTCTTTCTTCCAGGTTGGCGGAAACGCCGGCTCAGCCATCGGCCCACTCCTCGCAGCCTTCATCGTCCTGCCGCGCGGACAGATCGGCATGGCCTGGTTCGCCATCCCTGCTCTCCTCGCCATCTGCATCCTCATCTGGGTTGGCCGCTGGTACCGCACCACCCACGCCAACACCGCCGCCAACAAGCGCCCCGAAGTCACTCCCCACACCCACCTCTCCCGCGGCAAAGTCATCGGAGCCATCGCGGTACTCATCGCACTCATCTTTTCGAAGTACTTCTATCTCGCCAGCCTCACCAGCTACTACACCTTCTACCTCATCAGCCGCTTCCAGGTCTCCGTCCGCACCTCGCAGGAGCTGCTCTTCCTCTTCCTCGCCGCAGTCGCCGCCGGAACCCTTATCGGCGGACCCGTAGGCGACCGCTATGGCCGCAAGTACGTCATCTGGGTCAGCATCCTCGGCGTCCTGCCCTTCACCCTCATCCTGCCCCACGCCAATCTGCTCTGGACTGCCATCCTCACCGTCATCATCGGCTTCGTCCTCGCCTCCGCCTTCTCAGCAATCCTCGTCTACGCGCAGGAGCTTGTCCCCGGCCGCGTAGGCATGATCTCCGGCCTCTTCTTCGGCTTCGCCTTTGGCATGGGAGGCATCGGCGCCGCCGTTCTCGGCAAAGTAGCCGACGCCACCAGCATCATCCACGTCTATCAGCTCTGCGCCTACCTGCCCGCCATCGGCCTCCTCACCTGGCTCCTTCCCAATCTGGAACCGGCCAGAAAGCGCCCATAG
- a CDS encoding sodium:solute symporter family protein, producing the protein MNLSIIDWLIMLVYFVFVLGIGFALKRYMRTSNDFFLAGRSIPAWVCGLAFISANLGAQEVIGMGASGAKYGIITSHFYWIGAIPAMVFVGIFMMPFYYGSKARSVPEYLRMRFDEKTRAVNAFSFAIMTVLSSGISMYAMALLIQTLGLFHGIIPDAYVFHVSVFLSAIIVLGYIFLGGLTSAIYNEVLQFFLIVAGFAPLVWIGLRNVGGWQGIKQTLPATMTHSWRGMAHASTNTLGVEWVGLAMGLGFVLSFGYWCTDFLVIQRAMAADSEVSARRVPLIAAIPKMFFPFLVILPGLIAVTVTSHMAGAGQTTPVVTQSLTVTHHGVEGTEPALYTPPLDDQHPHGIIPEKTNPVTGQAVLDNHGNPVYNYDLAIPVMLLHFFPTGILGLGLTALLASFMSGMAGNVTAFNTVWTYDIYQAYINKKETDAHYLWMGRMATIGGVALSVGAAYLVTNFNNIMDALQLVFSIVNAPLFATFLLGMFWKRTTGHGAFTGLIAGTGAALVHHGLTLPADVSPGIHGGWIAILHHYPSDMAQNFWTAIFAFTINLLVTIAVSLVTKPRPEPELVGLVYSLTPKPIDTHLSWYQKPAPLGLVVLAMLIVLNLVFA; encoded by the coding sequence GTGAATCTCTCCATCATCGACTGGCTCATCATGCTGGTCTATTTCGTCTTCGTTCTGGGCATAGGCTTCGCCCTCAAGCGCTACATGCGCACCTCGAACGATTTCTTTCTCGCCGGCCGCTCCATTCCGGCCTGGGTCTGCGGACTCGCCTTCATCAGCGCGAATCTCGGCGCCCAGGAGGTCATCGGCATGGGCGCTTCAGGCGCCAAGTACGGCATCATCACCAGCCACTTCTACTGGATCGGCGCCATCCCTGCGATGGTCTTCGTCGGCATCTTCATGATGCCCTTCTACTACGGGTCTAAAGCGAGATCGGTGCCCGAGTACCTCCGCATGCGCTTCGACGAGAAGACCCGCGCCGTCAACGCCTTCTCCTTCGCCATCATGACCGTGCTCTCCTCCGGCATCTCCATGTACGCCATGGCGCTTTTGATTCAAACCCTCGGCCTCTTCCACGGCATCATCCCCGACGCCTATGTCTTTCACGTCTCAGTCTTCCTATCGGCAATTATTGTGCTGGGCTATATCTTTCTCGGCGGTCTTACCAGCGCCATCTACAACGAGGTCCTTCAGTTTTTCCTCATCGTCGCCGGCTTCGCCCCCCTGGTCTGGATCGGCCTTCGCAACGTAGGCGGCTGGCAGGGAATCAAGCAAACCCTCCCCGCCACCATGACCCACTCCTGGCGCGGCATGGCCCACGCCTCCACCAACACCCTCGGCGTCGAGTGGGTCGGTCTCGCCATGGGCCTTGGCTTCGTTCTCTCCTTCGGCTACTGGTGCACCGACTTCCTGGTCATCCAGCGGGCCATGGCCGCCGACTCCGAAGTCTCCGCCCGCCGCGTCCCCCTCATCGCCGCCATCCCCAAGATGTTCTTCCCCTTCCTGGTCATCCTCCCCGGCCTCATCGCCGTCACGGTCACCAGCCACATGGCCGGAGCAGGCCAGACCACACCCGTCGTCACCCAGTCCCTCACCGTCACCCATCACGGCGTCGAAGGCACCGAGCCCGCCCTCTACACCCCACCCCTCGACGACCAGCACCCTCACGGCATCATCCCCGAAAAGACCAACCCCGTCACCGGCCAGGCCGTCCTCGACAACCACGGCAACCCCGTCTATAACTACGACCTCGCCATCCCCGTCATGCTCCTCCACTTCTTCCCAACCGGAATCCTTGGTCTAGGCCTCACCGCCCTACTAGCCAGCTTCATGTCCGGCATGGCAGGCAACGTCACCGCCTTCAACACTGTCTGGACCTACGACATCTACCAGGCCTACATCAACAAAAAGGAAACCGACGCCCACTACCTCTGGATGGGTCGTATGGCCACCATCGGAGGCGTCGCCCTCTCCGTCGGCGCCGCCTACCTCGTCACTAACTTCAACAACATCATGGACGCGCTCCAGCTTGTCTTCTCAATCGTCAACGCACCCCTCTTCGCCACCTTCCTGCTAGGGATGTTCTGGAAGCGGACGACAGGCCACGGTGCCTTTACAGGATTGATCGCCGGCACCGGCGCAGCTCTCGTGCACCACGGCCTCACCCTGCCAGCCGATGTGTCCCCCGGCATCCACGGTGGCTGGATCGCCATCCTCCACCACTACCCCAGCGATATGGCGCAGAACTTCTGGACCGCCATCTTCGCGTTCACCATCAACCTGCTCGTCACTATCGCTGTCTCCCTCGTCACCAAGCCCCGACCCGAGCCTGAACTGGTAGGCCTCGTCTACTCCCTCACTCCCAAGCCCATCGATACCCACCTCAGCTGGTATCAGAAGCCCGCTCCCCTCGGCCTCGTCGTCCTCGCCATGCTCATCGTCCTCAACCTCGTCTTCGCGTAG
- a CDS encoding response regulator — protein sequence MPATLLLIDDNAVQAATRQTILKRAGYFVIAALNPSRALEQIQRGEFPAEIGLVITDHLMPGMTGADFVRALRKTNPALPVLVISGLQEAEEEYRELNVTFRMKPLLPDHLLATVHGLVRDGRRDTDVLPQ from the coding sequence ATGCCGGCCACCCTTCTCCTTATCGATGACAATGCTGTACAGGCTGCGACCCGGCAGACGATTTTGAAGCGGGCGGGGTACTTTGTAATTGCGGCTCTGAATCCGTCGCGGGCGCTGGAGCAGATTCAGCGGGGCGAGTTTCCTGCAGAGATTGGCTTGGTGATTACGGACCACTTGATGCCGGGGATGACGGGTGCGGATTTTGTTCGCGCTTTGCGTAAGACCAATCCGGCGCTGCCTGTGCTGGTCATTAGCGGGCTACAGGAGGCCGAAGAAGAGTACCGGGAGTTGAACGTGACGTTTCGGATGAAGCCACTGCTACCGGATCATCTGCTGGCGACTGTGCACGGCTTGGTGCGGGATGGACGGCGCGACACGGACGTATTGCCACAGTAG
- a CDS encoding heme lyase CcmF/NrfE family subunit yields the protein MRLHPMPEFGSFTLLLALALSAYTLVMGGIALWRTRGMAAGVDGGAGRLGETARRAGISSFVALSCAAFALVWGSFTNDYSVSYILHHTNRDLNTAYKFSALWSGQEGSLLLWAWLLSAYGFVLRIRHKVDVRLSAFASTILAGIQVFFLLLLNFAAPPFAIQPGPVATDGFGLNPLLQYPEMVIHPPMLYLGYVGFSVPFAFALGALMMRYPGEKWIHITRRWTMVTWLFLTCGIFLGAHWAYSVLGWGGYWGWDPVENASLMPWLTGTAFLHSVMMQEKRGMMKSWNVWLIFSTFMLTILGTLLTRSGIVSSVHAFAQSSIGDWFYGFILIVFAVCLFTFFKQRDHLKSENRLESLVSRESSFLFNNLILLAACFTVLWGTLFPVLSEYVQGTKVTMGAPFYNRVNLPIGLFLLFLTGIGPLLAWRSTSLRSIRRNFILPSIAMGVALVVLLGVGVRPWQAGDDWQATLFSLVTFTLAAGVITAIAAEFLRGANVVATQTGKNLVASTVLLVRRNTRRYGGYVVHFGIVVMFIGIAGGAFNQSHEQEMGFGDTLKLGPYRLVCKSYTQDSNKNYDTEYALMDVFRGSKKITQLAPEKRFYIASQTSSTMVALHSTLASDLYVIYEGQNPDTDRPIIKVFLNPLMNWIWIGVLIVVAGTFLALVPNLARTSARAAAETPVIEAEVHHV from the coding sequence ATGCGACTGCATCCTATGCCGGAGTTTGGTAGTTTTACGCTATTGCTGGCTCTGGCACTGAGCGCTTACACGCTGGTGATGGGTGGGATCGCGTTGTGGCGTACGCGCGGGATGGCGGCGGGCGTCGACGGCGGCGCAGGGCGGCTGGGGGAGACTGCTCGGCGAGCGGGGATATCCAGTTTCGTCGCACTGAGCTGCGCAGCGTTTGCGCTGGTGTGGGGTTCGTTTACCAACGACTATTCGGTCTCGTACATTCTGCACCATACGAATCGTGATTTGAATACGGCGTATAAGTTCTCTGCGCTTTGGTCGGGGCAGGAGGGTTCGCTGCTGCTGTGGGCCTGGTTGCTTTCGGCGTACGGGTTTGTACTGCGGATACGGCACAAGGTAGATGTGCGGCTGTCGGCGTTTGCTTCGACGATTCTGGCTGGGATTCAGGTCTTCTTTTTGCTGCTGCTGAACTTTGCGGCGCCGCCGTTTGCGATTCAGCCGGGACCGGTGGCGACGGATGGGTTTGGGTTGAATCCGCTGTTGCAGTATCCGGAGATGGTGATTCATCCTCCAATGCTTTATCTAGGCTACGTCGGATTTTCTGTCCCGTTTGCGTTTGCGCTGGGTGCGCTGATGATGCGGTATCCGGGGGAGAAGTGGATTCACATTACGCGGCGCTGGACGATGGTGACGTGGCTGTTTTTGACGTGCGGGATCTTCCTGGGAGCACACTGGGCTTATAGCGTGCTGGGGTGGGGCGGGTATTGGGGTTGGGATCCGGTGGAGAACGCGAGCCTGATGCCGTGGCTGACCGGGACAGCGTTTCTGCACTCGGTAATGATGCAGGAGAAGCGTGGGATGATGAAGAGCTGGAACGTGTGGCTGATCTTCTCGACGTTCATGCTGACGATTCTGGGGACGCTGCTGACGCGGTCGGGGATTGTGAGCTCGGTGCATGCGTTTGCGCAGAGCTCGATCGGCGACTGGTTTTATGGGTTCATCCTGATTGTGTTTGCGGTGTGTTTGTTTACGTTCTTCAAGCAGCGGGATCATTTGAAGTCGGAGAACAGGCTGGAGTCGCTGGTGAGCCGTGAGTCCAGTTTTCTGTTTAACAATCTGATCCTACTGGCGGCTTGTTTTACGGTGCTGTGGGGCACGCTGTTTCCGGTGCTCAGCGAGTATGTGCAGGGCACAAAGGTTACGATGGGTGCTCCATTTTATAACCGCGTGAATCTGCCGATCGGATTGTTTCTTCTATTCTTGACTGGGATTGGTCCGCTGCTGGCCTGGCGTTCTACTTCGCTGCGATCGATTCGCAGGAATTTTATTCTGCCTTCGATTGCTATGGGTGTTGCGCTGGTGGTGTTGCTGGGTGTGGGCGTCAGGCCGTGGCAGGCTGGCGATGACTGGCAGGCTACGCTGTTTTCACTGGTGACGTTTACGCTGGCGGCTGGTGTAATCACGGCGATTGCTGCTGAGTTTCTGCGTGGGGCCAATGTGGTGGCTACGCAGACGGGAAAGAATCTGGTGGCTTCTACTGTGCTTCTGGTGCGGCGGAACACGCGGCGATATGGCGGGTATGTTGTTCACTTCGGAATAGTGGTGATGTTTATCGGGATTGCTGGTGGCGCGTTCAACCAGTCGCATGAGCAGGAGATGGGCTTTGGCGATACGTTGAAGCTGGGACCGTATCGGCTGGTGTGCAAGAGCTATACGCAGGACAGCAACAAGAACTACGACACAGAGTATGCGCTGATGGATGTCTTCCGTGGGAGTAAGAAGATTACGCAGCTTGCTCCGGAGAAGCGGTTTTACATTGCGAGCCAGACTTCTTCGACGATGGTGGCGCTGCACTCGACGCTGGCGAGCGATCTATATGTGATCTATGAGGGGCAAAATCCTGATACGGATCGGCCGATCATCAAGGTGTTTTTGAATCCGCTGATGAACTGGATCTGGATTGGGGTTTTGATTGTGGTGGCGGGGACGTTCCTGGCGCTGGTGCCGAACCTTGCCCGGACCTCTGCGCGTGCGGCTGCGGAGACGCCGGTGATTGAGGCTGAGGTTCATCATGTTTGA
- a CDS encoding cytochrome c-type biogenesis protein, with protein MFEFAAELSCRTGLLRGVRVLRALCTPSGAAPAGRFQFRRFVGAGLVCLLAVVMLGATPASRFDKVGHEMMCACGCGQILLECNHVGCPDSDRMIGELRDQIAGGGSDSAVMSWFETKYGATVLAAPIRGGFDNVAWIAPMAVFLLATIGTGLLVRMWSQRSAQRRSVSAAGPVLGGDAVRERIRRETEY; from the coding sequence ATGTTTGAGTTTGCTGCAGAGCTGTCCTGCCGGACGGGCCTCCTGCGCGGAGTGCGGGTACTTCGTGCCTTGTGTACCCCTTCGGGTGCGGCTCCCGCTGGTCGCTTTCAGTTTCGTCGCTTTGTCGGTGCTGGTTTGGTTTGTTTGCTCGCAGTGGTGATGCTGGGGGCTACGCCTGCATCGCGATTCGATAAGGTGGGACACGAGATGATGTGTGCCTGCGGATGCGGGCAGATTCTGCTGGAGTGCAACCACGTGGGGTGCCCGGATTCAGATAGGATGATTGGGGAGTTGCGCGACCAGATTGCGGGTGGAGGCTCTGACAGCGCGGTGATGAGCTGGTTCGAGACGAAGTATGGGGCGACGGTGCTGGCGGCACCGATACGTGGGGGGTTCGATAACGTGGCGTGGATCGCGCCGATGGCGGTGTTCTTGCTCGCTACGATTGGAACGGGATTGCTGGTGAGGATGTGGTCGCAGCGGTCGGCGCAGCGTCGGTCTGTAAGCGCGGCGGGGCCTGTGTTGGGTGGCGATGCTGTGCGCGAGCGGATTCGGCGGGAGACGGAGTACTGA
- a CDS encoding carboxypeptidase regulatory-like domain-containing protein → MAATVVAASSSLAFADSITGTVTNKTTNKPAAGDDVVLIRLQQGMQEATRTKTDAKGRFSLDVPANESQAIHLVRVTHDKANYFRPAPPGTQSVEVDVYNAAAKVKGVSSEADVMRLQTDESGKSLRVVENFFVKNESSPPLTQFSDRPFEFYLPEGAVVEGSAALSPGGMPVQASPVPLGDANHYAFIFPIRPGETRFQITYKLPYSGSLKFSPRVMMPTDTIAVMMPKSMTFKAGPSAPYAPVTEETTAQTYVARSVAPSQALDFTISGTGQMPRDTGAAATAGEGGAAGDASAQPGAGGTTSAAASDTRPGGGLGTPLDPEGTNDPWAKYKWWILGGLGLVLAVGAGVMLKNGPAPAVGSAAGVAGGSGSPAGPGSLLAAMKEELFSLETDRLQGKLTESEYVEQKAALEVMLRRALARGERSKETSDVAGPVV, encoded by the coding sequence TTGGCTGCTACTGTGGTGGCGGCATCTTCCAGTTTGGCGTTTGCTGATTCGATCACCGGCACGGTTACAAATAAGACGACGAACAAGCCTGCGGCTGGTGATGATGTGGTGTTAATTCGTCTGCAGCAGGGAATGCAGGAGGCGACACGGACCAAGACAGATGCGAAGGGCCGCTTTTCGCTGGATGTTCCGGCGAACGAGAGCCAGGCGATTCATCTGGTGCGGGTGACGCATGATAAGGCGAATTATTTTCGGCCGGCGCCTCCGGGGACGCAGTCGGTTGAGGTGGATGTCTATAACGCTGCGGCGAAGGTGAAGGGTGTGAGCAGCGAGGCTGATGTGATGCGGCTGCAGACGGATGAGAGTGGGAAGTCGCTGCGGGTGGTTGAAAACTTTTTTGTGAAGAACGAGTCGAGTCCTCCGTTGACCCAGTTCAGTGACCGGCCTTTTGAGTTTTACCTGCCGGAGGGCGCGGTGGTGGAGGGGTCGGCTGCGCTGTCGCCGGGTGGGATGCCGGTGCAGGCGTCGCCGGTGCCGCTGGGCGACGCGAATCACTACGCGTTCATCTTTCCGATTCGGCCAGGAGAGACGCGGTTTCAGATTACCTACAAGCTGCCGTATAGCGGGAGTTTGAAGTTTTCGCCGCGGGTGATGATGCCTACCGACACGATTGCGGTGATGATGCCGAAGAGCATGACGTTCAAGGCGGGGCCTTCTGCACCTTATGCTCCCGTGACGGAGGAGACTACGGCGCAGACTTATGTGGCGCGGAGTGTGGCTCCATCGCAGGCGCTGGATTTTACGATCTCAGGGACGGGGCAGATGCCGCGGGATACCGGTGCTGCGGCAACGGCTGGTGAAGGTGGAGCGGCGGGGGATGCTTCGGCGCAGCCTGGTGCGGGCGGGACCACGAGTGCGGCAGCAAGTGATACGCGGCCGGGTGGAGGACTTGGGACGCCCCTCGATCCTGAGGGAACGAACGATCCATGGGCGAAGTACAAGTGGTGGATTCTGGGTGGGCTTGGGCTAGTGCTGGCGGTAGGTGCGGGTGTGATGTTGAAGAATGGGCCTGCTCCTGCGGTGGGATCAGCCGCTGGGGTTGCGGGGGGGAGTGGTTCGCCGGCGGGGCCTGGTTCCCTGCTTGCGGCGATGAAGGAAGAGTTGTTCTCGCTTGAAACGGATCGATTGCAAGGGAAGTTAACCGAAAGCGAGTATGTTGAGCAGAAGGCTGCGCTCGAGGTGATGCTGCGCAGGGCATTAGCGCGTGGCGAACGGAGTAAAGAGACGTCTGATGTGGCGGGACCCGTAGTCTGA
- a CDS encoding zinc metalloprotease HtpX, whose product MNTFKSTLLLVLLTVFLILIGDRFGGRNGMVLAFVLSVAFNFGTYFFSDKIALRMYNAQAVTREQLPRAYAAVERLTAKQGLPMPKIYVLPTESPNAFATGRNPQHASVAVTHGILQLLDDEELEGVLAHELGHVRNRDILTSSIAATLAGAITMVARMGYYASLFGGGGGRDRRGGGGLQALLMIIVAPIAASLIQLWISRTREFEADATGAATTGNPYALARALQKLDEYSKRIPMEASPSNAHLFIVAPLLGSGGIAGLFSTHPPMKERIQRLIGRDHI is encoded by the coding sequence ATGAATACGTTCAAGTCGACGTTACTTCTGGTGCTGCTAACGGTGTTCCTGATTTTGATCGGGGATCGTTTTGGCGGCCGAAACGGCATGGTGCTGGCGTTTGTCCTGTCGGTTGCGTTCAACTTCGGGACTTACTTCTTCTCGGACAAGATAGCGCTGCGGATGTACAACGCACAGGCGGTGACGAGGGAGCAGTTGCCTCGGGCTTACGCGGCGGTGGAGAGGCTAACGGCGAAGCAGGGGCTGCCGATGCCGAAGATCTACGTTCTGCCGACGGAGTCTCCGAATGCATTTGCTACGGGGAGAAATCCGCAGCATGCTTCGGTGGCGGTGACGCATGGGATTCTGCAGCTACTGGATGATGAGGAGCTGGAGGGTGTGCTGGCGCATGAGTTGGGGCACGTGCGAAATCGGGATATTCTGACCAGCTCGATTGCTGCGACGCTGGCCGGGGCAATTACGATGGTGGCGCGGATGGGCTACTATGCTTCGTTGTTTGGCGGGGGCGGTGGTAGAGACAGACGCGGCGGTGGCGGGCTGCAGGCTCTCTTGATGATTATTGTTGCGCCGATTGCAGCTTCGCTGATTCAACTGTGGATCTCGCGAACGCGGGAGTTTGAGGCCGATGCGACAGGGGCGGCGACGACGGGGAATCCGTATGCGCTGGCTCGTGCGCTGCAGAAGCTGGATGAATATTCGAAGAGAATTCCGATGGAGGCTTCGCCTTCAAACGCGCATCTGTTTATCGTGGCTCCGCTACTAGGAAGCGGCGGCATTGCGGGTCTTTTTTCGACGCATCCTCCGATGAAGGAACGAATTCAACGGCTGATTGGAAGGGATCACATCTAG
- a CDS encoding DUF4149 domain-containing protein — translation MGGRLGFFAFVVAPVAFHSLASAHDAGRVVGGTLRVLHWIGLVGGAVFYVATALLWLRAKVAARMEFAIEMILAGMMMATTYYSQFKVLPAMEVDRALAGGVVETAPVGNAGRADFERLHILSEQLEGFVFFCGLGVVFVLSRESHQETVES, via the coding sequence GTGGGTGGGAGGCTGGGATTCTTCGCCTTTGTGGTGGCGCCTGTGGCTTTTCATAGTCTGGCGAGTGCGCATGATGCAGGGAGGGTAGTGGGTGGAACGCTGCGGGTGCTGCACTGGATCGGGCTGGTGGGGGGTGCAGTGTTCTATGTTGCGACAGCGTTGTTGTGGCTGCGGGCCAAAGTGGCGGCGAGGATGGAGTTTGCGATTGAGATGATTCTTGCCGGGATGATGATGGCGACAACGTACTATTCGCAGTTCAAAGTACTGCCGGCGATGGAGGTGGATCGGGCGCTGGCAGGTGGAGTGGTGGAGACGGCTCCGGTGGGGAACGCGGGGCGAGCGGACTTTGAGCGGCTGCATATTTTGTCGGAGCAGTTGGAGGGGTTCGTTTTCTTTTGCGGATTGGGTGTGGTGTTTGTACTGTCTCGTGAGTCGCATCAGGAGACGGTAGAATCTTAA
- a CDS encoding ZIP family metal transporter produces MSALWLSLTLGLVAGLADFLGGFLLVRQSPSARALRYFVALGAGFMLAAAMLEMIPEGLRVNARFAPLLILAGYCGVHLLEHSLVPHFHFGEETHHHEFLSAKTSYSVLLGLATHTFFDGVAIGSGFVLSHWLGWILFFAVFLHKIPEGFTMASVMLAGGRGAAAALNSALFLGAMTVLGVLVINLEPSWVRVGLPLSAGVTIYVAATDLVPEVNREPGLRMALVFFAGVVVFFILRLLGPG; encoded by the coding sequence GTGTCGGCGTTGTGGTTGAGCCTGACGCTGGGGCTGGTAGCGGGTCTGGCTGATTTTCTGGGTGGATTTTTGCTGGTGCGGCAGTCGCCTTCGGCCCGGGCTCTGCGCTACTTCGTCGCGCTAGGCGCGGGTTTTATGCTGGCAGCGGCGATGCTGGAGATGATTCCGGAGGGTCTGCGGGTGAATGCGCGGTTTGCTCCGCTGCTGATTCTGGCTGGGTACTGCGGGGTGCATCTGCTGGAGCATTCGCTGGTGCCTCACTTTCACTTTGGGGAGGAGACGCACCACCACGAGTTTCTTTCAGCGAAGACCAGCTACTCGGTTCTGCTGGGATTGGCGACGCACACTTTTTTTGACGGGGTGGCTATAGGGTCGGGGTTTGTGCTGTCGCATTGGCTGGGATGGATTTTGTTCTTTGCGGTATTTCTGCACAAGATTCCTGAAGGCTTTACGATGGCGAGCGTGATGCTGGCGGGTGGCCGGGGCGCGGCGGCGGCGTTGAACTCGGCTTTGTTCCTGGGGGCCATGACGGTGCTTGGGGTGCTTGTGATTAATCTCGAGCCTAGCTGGGTGCGGGTGGGGCTGCCGTTGTCGGCCGGGGTGACGATCTATGTCGCGGCGACGGATCTGGTGCCGGAGGTGAACCGGGAACCTGGGTTGAGGATGGCTCTGGTGTTCTTCGCTGGGGTGGTGGTGTTTTTTATTCTGCGGCTGCTGGGGCCTGGGTAG